The nucleotide window CCAGCTCAAGCTCTGGCAGCAGATCCAAAAACCGGAACCCGGCCTAAAAGGCCTAAGCTACCGCCTGCAGAATCTTCAAATGACCTCGGACCAGGACCAGTATACCGCCCTGGCGGTGGCCCTGCCTTCTGGCTCGGACCTGCTGGTCAGGGTGATGGCGCTGGCCGGCGGCTACCAGGTGTTATCGGTCTGCCGCAGCGACCTTTCCCGGATAACCCTGCTGCTGTTCTCGCTTACCTGCCACGACCTGCCCCTGAGCGAAAAACAACAGGCAGCCCTGTCCGCCAAACTGGGCGAGCTTTCCGCCTGAGATTATAGAAGGTTAACCATAAAACATGTGGTGAGTTAATCGAACCAGGCACAAAACGCGCAAAACAACCGTGTTTAACGTTAATACGTAGTAACTCTGTTACGATTTGGGATTGAAATCATGTTAATCGTGTCTTTCCTTAAGTGACCTTATGCACCAAGCGATAACCTTTGATCTTTGGGAGACCCTGATAGCCGACTCCAAGGCTTTGGACAAAAAGCGCGCGGTTTCCCGGGTGGAACGGGCGCACCACATCCTGCGCCGGGCTGGCTTTGACGTGTCCCGTAAAGAACTGGACCTGGCCCATCAGGCGGTTTGGGAAAGTTGCCGGATAAAATGGGAAAAAGCCCGCGATGTTTCCTTTCACGGCCAGTTAAGAATGTTTTTGGATCTGGCCCGGCCCGGTTTGGCCGAAAGCCTGAAGCCCGGGACATTGAGGGGGATTGAGAAAGCCTATTCACAGGCGGTCCTGTTGTATCCTCCCCGGATGATAAAAGGCGCCGATCAGGTCTTGCAGGGATTGTGCAAGGACGGATATAAGCTTGGACTGATCTGCAACACCGGCCGCACCCCTGGTTTTGTTTTGAGACAACTGTTGACCAGATACCGTCTGCTGAAATATTTTGACGTGGCCCTGTTCTCGGACGAGACAATGGTCCGCAAACCGGACGCTAAGATCTTCCGGCTGGCCTTAAAAGCCCTGAACTGCCATCCCAGCCGGGCCCTGCATGTGGGTGACGACCTGAAAAACGATGTCCAGGGGGCTTTGAACATTGGAATGCAGGTTGTCTGGATCGAGCAGCCCGGGCAAAGGGCTCCGGCAAAAGTCAAAAGAATAAAAAGCGTGGCCGGTATCCCCCGCCTGCGGGCCATAGCCCTTTGGCGGGCGCAGGCCCGGCACCTAAAACAAGAACCCGGCCGTTAAAGGCCGGGTTCTTGTTTTTAGATTTTGATTCACTCATAATATCTGCGTAAATCTGTGAAATCTGCGGATGAAGATGTGTTTCCATATTTTTAGCCGTTACTTCCAGCGCTTCAGCCTTAAGCTGTTGCTGACCACGCTGACCGAGGAGAAGGCCATGGCCAGAGCGGCGAACATCGGGTTGAGCAATATGCCGAAGAAGGGATAGAGCAGTCCGGCCGCCACCGGTATTCCGACGACATTGTAGAAGAAGGCCCAGAAGAGGTTTTGCTTGATGACCTTCAGGGTGGACCGTGACAGCCGGATGGTCTTGAGTATAAGGTTCAGGTCGTCCCCCATCAGGATCACATCGGCCGATTCTATGGCCACGTCGGTCCCCCTGCCCATGGCGATACCGATATCGGCCTGGGCCAAGGCCGGGGCGTCGTTGATGCCGTCGCCCACCATGGCCACCACCGAGCTCCCGGCCTGCAGTTTCCTGATCTCCTCCGCCTTGTCCCGGGGCAGGACCTCGGAGATGGTTTTGTCCACCCCCAGCTGCCCGGCGATGGCCGAGGCCACTTCCTGGTGGTCGCCGGTGATCATGGCGGCCTTCAGCCCCAGGGCCCGCAGGCTGGAAACGGCCTGGGGGGCGTTCTCCCTCAGGGTATCGGCCACAGCGATGATCCCGGCCGGGGCTCCATCCACGGCCATATAGATGACGGTCTTGCCCTCCTGCTGCAGCCGGGCGGCCAGCTTTTCCAAGGTGGGAAAATCCACCCCGGTCTGATCCATCAGAAGCCTGTTGCCTATCACCACCGCTCTGCCGTTCACCTGACAGCTCAGCCCCGCTCCGGGCAGGGCCTTGAAGCCGGAAGTCTTAAGCATGTCAATTTTCTTCATCCGGGCATAATCGGCCACCGCCTGGCCGATGGGGTGTTCGGAGGAACTTTCGGCCGAAGCGGCCAGGGCCAGCAGCTGCTCCTCGTCCAGATCCGGCGACACCGCCACGTTGGTGACGGTGATCCTTCCGGTGGTCAGGGTCCCGGTCTTGTCGAAGACGATGGTGTCCAGGCTCCCGGCCTTTTCCAGGATCTCCCCCCGCCGGATCAGGATGCCCAGTTCCGCCCCCCGCCCGGTACCCACCATGATGGCGGTGGGAGTGGCCAGGCCCAGGGCGCAGGGACAGGCTATGACTAAGACCGCCACCGCGTTGATCAGGGCCAGTTTGAAGGACGGCCCGAAGACCAGCCACAGGATGAAGGTCAGGGCGGCCGCGGCCATGACGATGGGAACGAAGACCGAAGCTATCTTGTCGGCCAGCCGCTGGATGGGAGCCTTGCTGCCCTGGGCCTCCTCCACCAGCTTGATGATCTGGGCCAGCACGGTCTCCCGCCCCACTTTTTGCGCCTGGAACCGGAAGGCCCCTGTCTTGTTGATGGTGCCTCCGGTCACCTGGTCCCCGGCCGCCTTGTCAACCGGAATGCTTTCCCCGGTGATCATGGATTCGTCCAGGGACGAAAAGCCCTCCAGGATCACGCCGTCGGCAGCCACCCGCTCGCCCGGCCGGACAGAGATTACGTCCCCGGTCTTTACCTGCTCGATGGGCAGTTCTATTTCCCGCCCGTCTTTTATCACCCGGGCTGTTTTGGCCTGCAGTCCTATCAGGCGTTTGATGGCTTGGGAAGTCCTGCCCCGGGCCCCGGCCTCCAACATCCGGCCCAGCAGGATCAAAGTGATGATCACCGCCGAAGAGTCGTAATAATAGGCTTGCTGCAGCCCGGCCTGGGCAAAGAAACCCGGGAGCACCGTGGCCAGCAGGCTGTAACCGAAGGCGGCCGAAGTGCCCACCGCCACCAGGGTGTCCATGTCCGCATTGCGCCTTTTAATGGAAGCCCACAGCCCCTTGTAAAACAGCCAGCCCGAGAAGAACTGGACCGGGGCGGCCAGGGCCAGCATCAGCCAGGGATTGTGCAGCCAACCGGGCAGGAAGGGCAGGACCATATGCATCCCGCCTAGGAACAAAGGAACGGAAAATGTCAAGGCGAATAAAAACCTTTTTCTGAGCGACGAGTAATATTTATCCCGCTGCCCTTCCAGCGACCGGACCTGAACCGGCATGGAACCTTCCGCGGCGGACTGAGGCTCGGGGACCTCGTACCCAGCGTTGACTATCGCTCCTTTTATCCGCTCCGGGTCGGTGGCTCCGGACAGGAAGGAAATGCCGGCCCGCTCCGTGGCCAGGTTCACCGTGGCCGAGACCACACCGGGGCTGGCCAAAAGCGCCTTCTCTACGTTCAGCACACAGCTGGCGCAATGCATCCCGGCCACCGGCAGCTCGAGCTTCTGCAGCGGCACCTGGTAACCGGAATCATTGACGGCCTGCACGATCTCCGGGACCGTGATCAGTCCGGGGTCGTATTCGACCAGGGCCTTTTCCGTGGCCAGGTTCACCGCGGCCGACTGCACCCCCTTCAGCCGCTTGAGATACTGCTCCACGTTGTTGACGCAGGAAGCGCAGTGCATCCCGCTGATCGGGATCTCGATCTTGTTCATGCCCATCCTTTGCTGGTTGTCTGCCTTGAAAGTTTTCTGTCCGGGACGGCCCCAACGGCCTTTGATGGCGCCCCTCAAGTCAGTATAACACCAAAAAAGCATTTTCACAAGGTCCGGGAAATATTTTGGATTTTTTGCTTGACTTATGGCGTGCTTTAACCTATCATTTTACATATGTTTATAAAACTCACAATCCAAATCCATTTATGATGAAAAAAAGAATCCTGTTGTTCCTGGCCGTCTTGATCCTGTCCGCAGTTCCCTGCTTTTCCCAGAATAGGGAGGATGACCCCGGGGAAGCGGCGCCTATCCAAACGGCTGTGCCCGCAAAGGTTTTGGCCGACAGCCAATCCTTTTACCGTCTGCTGGACTGGCCCTTGTTGTGGCAGAAAAGCCGAACCGGTTTATCTGGGGATTCCGTTGATCAGTCTTTGGATCTGGCTGATTCGGCCCTGACCAAGGCTGCCTCTTTGGATATCAGTCTGCCCCTCCAGGCTGGTTATCTTAAAAACCTTTCTCGCCAGGCTTTGCGGGAGCGTAACCGGAACCTGGATTACCGCTATTACCAGCTGGCCCTCAAGGCCGATCCCACATATCCCGGTCTTATTTACAATTATTTTTTGATCCAGCAGGAGCGGACCGGATTCAGCCAGGCCTTGAAGGATTCCTGGAACTATTTCAATTCGGCCAGAAAGTATTTCCAGTTTGAATTGGGTTTTTCCGCCAAAGCCCTGATCATGGTCTCGATTTTCCTTTTGACTGCCAGCCTGATATTCCTGCTGCTGCTGGCGGTGAAGCACTTGCCATACCTGCACCATATATTTAGCGATCTGATGCCCGATGTCATGCCGCCATACAGCCGCCGACTGATCACCGCCGCCCTATTGGTCTCATTATGCCTTATCCTGGGGTTCGTAAGCCTGGTCCTGCCGGCGGCCCTGATGGCGATCGCGGGCTCGGTCTACGCCTCCCGTAAGGAGAAGATACTGCTGCTTTTGGTACTGGTGCTTTTAACAGCTTCCGGTCTGGGCCTTACGGCCGGACGGCATTTGTTCGTCACTATGAACGATGATTACATCCAGGCCTTGGCCCGGGCCAATCATTCAGAGGCTGACGCCAGGCTCAAGGCCCAGCTGTCCAAATGCCAGCAGCAGCGCCCCGATAACCTGACCCCGCTGTTTTGCCTGGCCCTGATGGAAAAACGATCCGGTGATTTCGGCCAGGCCCGGCAGTATCTGGAGACTATGCTGGCGAACGGTGGACAAAACTCCAAGGTTTTGAATAATCTGGGAAACATGCTTTTCTACCAGGGGAAGATCGACAGTGCCGCTGATTTTTACCGCCGGGCCATCCAGGTCAACCCGGCGGCGACCCTGCCCCATTACAACCTGGCCCAAGCCTATTTCAAGCAGGTTGATTTCAAGGCCGCCGACCAGGAACGGGAATACGCTATGCTCTTGGACCGGGCGGGCATATCGTCCCGAGCCGGTTTTCAGGATGCCGGACTGGTGCTGGATGAACTGATACCTGCATCATATTTCTGGGGTCAAGTCTGGCTGGGCTTGGATCCCTTGTCCGGCTTCAGCCCGGCCGAGTCAGCCGGTTTGATGGGACTGAACCTGTGGCTACCCGGATGGCTGGGACTGGCACTGCTGGGTTTGGGACTGATAGTGGTGATAGTATTTTTCAATGGCCCGGCGCCTGATCGCTGTTCGGTCTGCGGCAAGGCGGTCTGTTCCCAATGCCAGAAGACCTCCGCCCAGCAGGACCTGCTATGCTCCGATTGCCACCAGGTGATCTCGGCCGCCACTTCGCCGGAGTTGCAGGAAACAATGACCTCCAAGCTGAAGTTGCAGAGGACCAAGCGCAGGGTCTGGACCGGGGCCATTTCCAACCTGCTGGTGCCGGGTTCGGTGCTGTTACTTGAAAGCATGACTGTCCTGGCCCTGCTGTTGGCCTTCCTCTGGGGAGGGATATATGCCATACTTTGCGGATTTAAACTTTTGCTTTTCCCCCGGGACCTCCAGTATTACATCTTTCAGACCGGGCCGGGCTGGCTGATCATAACTCTGTTGATCCTGAGCTGGCTTTTCACCTGGGTGATTTTCCTGAAACACTCTAATCTGCTGGCCCATCCGGCCCAGCCTGTAAAGGATGGTACTCATGGAAGGTAATGTCAAAGAATTCGGACTGGCCGACGTCATTCAATTCATCTCCACCAGCCAGAAGACCGGAGTGCTGCTGCTTGACCATCATACCGACACCGCCTCCATCGCCTTCTCCAACGGCGACATCACCGCCGCGGTCTACGGCCGGAAGGGCAAGCAGGACCAGCTGCAGGACTACCTGTTCCGCTCCAAGAAGCTTGATACCGGTACCATTCAGAAGCTGACCCAGATCCAGAAGGACACCAACCTGGGCATCGACGAGGTGATGATCAAGGAGCAGATCATGACCGAGGAGGAACTGTTCGGTGTGATCGCCTTCAAGATACAGGAGGTGATAGACGACATCTTCACCTGGAGCGACGCTCACTACAAATTCGACGCCCAGGCCGATCTTTACACCAAGAGCCGGACCAAACTCACCATTCCCCCGGCCACTTTGCTGATGGAAGCCATGCGCCGCAAGGACGAGTGGCCCCGGATAAAGATGGCCATCCCCTCCGAGGACATAGTACTGTTGATCAAGCCCGACGGCATGCTGCCCTACGACGCCCTGCCCGAGGCCAAGCAGATGATGGAGTTCATTGACGGCCAGCGAACCATCTCGGAAATGATCCAGCTCTCCGGCTTCGGGCGCTTCCGGACCTTTAACGCCTTGTTCCATTTGTTCGAGCTGGGGATGATCGAGCGCAAGGTCATCGAGAGTACCGCCCCGCCAAGGACCTTGGCCAAGCCCAAGACCCCGTCCCCGTTGTTAAAATATGTGGGGCCAGCCGCCACGATGGTGGCCACCATAGGAATCGTGCTGATTTTTTTAACCGCCGCGGTCTTCGGGGGACATAAGATAAGCCTGCTGCTGGATTCCGGGACCAACTTAGTGGACGAACTGCTTTTGAAATCGGCCCGGGACAAGTATCAGCAGGAAATTGAGATCTATAAGATGCTCAACGGGCGCTACCCGGAGGAACTTGGGCAGGTGGTAAATGACCGGAGGTATTTGTACCAGTTGCAGTACGGGGTTTCCGGGGATGGGCAGAGATTTGAGTTGCGAGAGGTGAGTCTGAACGAAAATTAACGGATACATGAGAAAAGCCCGGTCAGTTATGACCGGGCTTTTCTATCTGATTTCAATGCCCCAAAGTATTTTTTGTGCCTTTTGTGCCCATTCGACATTGCTCAGGGCAGACTTTTTGTTGTTAATAAATCCTGTCCCCGCCCTTAGTACTCAAAAGTACTCCCCCCTATGAACTCCCTCAGTATCGAGGTATGCGGCACCTCGTCGGCGAACACCGGCACGAACATCTGCAAAAAGCGCTGCAGGCGATAGGCCTCGTAAAAGGCGGGATCGTCGGTGGGCACTTCCATCAAAAAGCGCTCGGCGTACATCCGCAGCACGGCCGGCTCGTAGATCAAAGTGGAATTGAAGATGATGTCAGCCTCCTCCTGGAAGGGAAAGATATTGCGCTCCTCGCCCCGCTGGACCGCGGGCCAGACCTTTAAGGTATGGGCGGCCCGGTAGCCCCTAAACAGCCGGTCCCGCACGATGCGCCGGATCAGCCGGACGTCCGAGGTGTTGATGCGGTTGTGGTTGTCCAGACAGAGCTGGGTCAGCGCGCTGATGTAGACCTTGAGCTTGTTCTCGGCCGGAACCGACCTGGTAAGTTTGGAATTCAATCCGTGGATGCCCTCCACCAAAAGGATGTCGTCATTCTTCAGTTTTAGCTTGATGGTCTTTTCGGCCCTCTGTCCGGTATGGAAATCGTAGACCGGGGTGGCCACTTCCTCCCCAGCCAACAGGGCGGTCATCTGCTGGTTGAACAGCTCCAGGTCCACCGCGCTTAAGGACTCGAAATCCGGCTTGCCGTCCTCGCCCAGCGGGGTCTGCTCCCGCCCCAGAAAATAGTTGTCGGTGGACAGGGCGATGGGATGCAGCCCGTTGACCTTGAGCTGGATCATCAACCGTTTGCTGGAGGTGGTCTTGCCCGAGGATGAGGGTCCGGCGATCAGCACTAACTTGACCCGCTGGCGCTGGGCGGTGATCCGGTCGGCCACCTCCACTATCTTCTTCTCGTGAAAGCCCTCGGCGATCCGGATCAGCTCGCTCATCTGCCCGGCCAGGCACAGCTCGTTGAGCTCGCCCACGTTGTTGACCCCCAGGATCCGGTTCCAGTCCTTGGTCTCCTTGTAGATCTGGAACAGCTTGGCCTGGGGGGAGATCTCCGGGATCCGCTCCGGATTGCGCTGCTGGGGAAAGCGCAGCACGAAGCCCGGGGGATACACTGTCAACTCGAAGCGGTCTATCAGACCGGCTCCCGGCACCACCGGCCCGTGGTAGATGTCCTTGAAGACCCCGCAGCCCACCAGCCGGACCTCGGTCAGGCGGATTGTGGTCAAAAGCTTGGCCTTGTCGGAATAGCCCTCGGCTTCGAAATATTCCTTGGCTTCCTCGATGGAGACGGTTTCTTTGACAAAGGGGCGGTTCTCGGAAACAATCAGGCGCATCCGGGCCTCGATCTTGCCCAGAGTATCTTCGTCCAGAGCCTGGTCCCCGCTGAAATCAAAATAATAGCCGTTGGCCAGCGACTGGCCCACCACCACCCGGGCCGCGGGATAGAGTTCTTTGATGGCCTCGTATAGTATCAGGCAGGCGGCCCGGCGGTACAGGGCTATGCCCTCGCGGCCGGAATAGAACACCGGCTCCAGGCGGCAGTTGGAATGAACTGTGGCATCCAGGCTGACCAGCTGCTGGTTCATCTTAGCGGCCAGGATCTTGGCAGGAGATTTGTCCAAGTATTTTTTAAAGATGGCCTGGACCTGTTCCCCGGCCTTGGTGGGCACCCGCTGGCCGTCCAGTTGGATCTCGATTGATTTATGGGTCATGTTGTCTTCTGATTTTTTCTGGTTGTGCGTTTATTGAAATTTATAGCCGACCCGCAATCTGCCGGGCCGGCTTTTCCACTGCCAATAATGTAACCTAAAAAGAGGCTGATGTCAAGTGATTTTTGGGATTTTCTCACCGGCATATTAGGCCACTGCCACATGCAAAGAAAAAGGCTTGGCTAAAAAGATGTCCCTGGGTCTTGATTTACCACCGGTTTTGATTGTATAGTTATTTATCAGCCTGTGTTTTACAAAGAAAGGGCCCTATTACTTATGATCAACGGACAACTGGAAGTCATTTGCGGATGTATGTTCAGCGGCAAGACCGAGGAGCTGATCCGCCGGCTCAAGCGGGCCAGCTACGCCCGGCAGAAGGTGCAGATATTCAAGCACTCCTTCGACACCAGATACGATGAACTGAGCATTACCACCCATTACGGGCTGAAGCTGCCCACCGTACCCTGCCGGGAGCCGGGGGACATCATCCGGGGCATAGAGCGCGGGGTGCAGGTGGTGGGAATAGACGAGGTCCAGTTCTATGGGGACCTGATAGTGCCGGCCATCGAGGAAGTGTTGAACCAGGACATCAAGGTGATCGTCTCCGGCCTAGACATGGATTTCCGGGGTGAAGCCTTCGGGGCTATGCCCCGGCTTTTGACCATGGCCGAGCAGGTGGACAAGCTGACCGCCATTTGCTCGGTCTGCGGTGAGCCAGCCACCCGCACCCAGAGGCTTTTGGACGGACACCCGGCCCCATATGACAGCGAAGTGGTCTCGGTAGGATCTACGGAGAAATACGAGGCCCGCTGCCGCAAATGCCATGCGGTTCCCGGCAAGCCGGACCAGGGGCCTTTTCACCTTTCCCCCCAGCTGGAGATGTAAACAATGAAGTGGAAAGCACCGGAGGAATGGGCCCGGCTGAAAGCAGGCATTGACTGCCCGATGTGCCTTGAAAAAGGGTTGGATGAGAATCCCCACAGTTTTAAGGTGATCGAGCTTCATCGCTCCATAGTCCGGTTTAACAAGAACCAGCATATGAAAGGCTGGACCACCCTGGTGCTGAAACGGCATGTCACGGAGCTGTTCGAACTGGGGCCGGAAGAACGGGCGGAGTTCTGGAATGAGGTTTCCCTGGTGGCCGAGGCGCTTAACGACATCTACCACCCGGCCAAGATCAACTACTGCATCTGGGGGAACATCGTGCCACATCTGCACTGCCACCTGTTCCCCCGGTTCTATGAGGATGACCCGGGCAGGCCTGTCAACCAGAACGAGAAGGAAGTGCTTCTTTCCCTTGATGAATACCGGTCGTTGATTAAAGACATCAAGGACAGATTAAACCATGGACGGTGAAACATTATTTGCCCGGTTGGCGTAATTTGACATGGTCATATGAGCACAACCATTAATTGAATGATATGGGAGCCCTATGAGCAAGATTACGGTCAAAAAAGCGGTATATCTGTCCCTGGGCATCATCACCCTGGGATGGATACAGAAGATCTACAATTATCTCTCCACCAAGCCTTCTCTGCCCGAACAGCTTGGTATTAAGGTCAAGCTGAGTGAGAACCTGCCTCAGGCTTCTTTATACATTGTTACGGTGGGCATTTTCACCTTCCTGCTGGTCTGGTATCTGCTCAAGCTGGCCAATGAGGGTTTTGGCTCCCTGGGTTTCAACCGCAACCAGCTGGGAAAGCAGATAGCCATAGGCGCTTTGTTCGGGATCGGCATCTTTGCCCTGGACACAATTCTGGTCAGCCCGGTGCTGGGGGCCCTGCTGCCAAACGCCGCGGCTGAGGGCGAAAACATAAAATATTTGTTCGGCAAATTGTACAATTTCCCGATCCTGTTGTTCCTGGGTATTTTCAAGGGCGGGTTTTTGGAAGAACTCTGGCGGATATTCGTTCTGACCAGATTCGAAAAAGCTTTCCGTAAACCGGGACTGATCTTTGCCCTGATATTCTTCTCATTGATGTTCGGCCTGGGGCATGCCTATCAGGGGATCTCCGGGATAATTTCCACCGCCATCATAGGTTTTCTTGACGGCCTGGTCTACCTGCGCAAGAGAAACGCCATGGAGGCGGTCACGGCCCATGCCGTGTTTGATGTGGTGGCTTTGGTATTGGGCTTCATTATTTATTACGGCAAGTAAAGATCCCTTAAACGGAAGTCAAAAAGCCCGAATGATCTCTCATTCGGGCTTTAATATTTTTCGGCCACCTGGTCTGCCGGGAAGGAACTCAATGCTGCGTGTGATTTTATTTGGTGGTTTTAACCTGGAGATTGTTTTCCCGAATGTAAGCCCAGAGCCCTTTGGTCAATTCCATGCCGGTGATGGTAGCCCCTTCTTTTTTCTTGAACACTTTGGCCAGGGTTGCGTCCAGCTTGATGGTTCCGCCTGCTGCCATTTTAGCTCTCCTTTTGTTGAATGTTTTTAGGTGAACTTTGGTTGATTTTTTGGGGTGGATGAGGGGATTCGAACCCCCGGCCTTCGGATCCACAATCCGACGTTCTAACCAGCTGAACTACATCCACCATGTTCTTTATGACTTGAACCTTATGATTTGGTTCAAGGAATTTTCTCGTTTCTTTTCCAGCCTTGAATATGGTACGCCTGACAGGATTCGGACCTGTGACCCTCTGCTTAGAAGGCAGATGCTCTATCCAACTGAGCTACAGGCGCATATTATTGCCGCCTTGATTGATGGGCTCCCTTGCTTCCAGTCCTGAACGGCTCGATTGAGCTCGCCGAAGTCCTGTCGAAGGAAGCTACCACCGCCGCAGCGGGGTCCCGCCCAAGGCGGGACAGGCGCACATCGT belongs to candidate division TA06 bacterium and includes:
- a CDS encoding HIT family protein — its product is MKWKAPEEWARLKAGIDCPMCLEKGLDENPHSFKVIELHRSIVRFNKNQHMKGWTTLVLKRHVTELFELGPEERAEFWNEVSLVAEALNDIYHPAKINYCIWGNIVPHLHCHLFPRFYEDDPGRPVNQNEKEVLLSLDEYRSLIKDIKDRLNHGR
- a CDS encoding SWIB/MDM2 domain-containing protein; its protein translation is MAAGGTIKLDATLAKVFKKKEGATITGMELTKGLWAYIRENNLQVKTTK
- a CDS encoding HAD family hydrolase, which gives rise to MHQAITFDLWETLIADSKALDKKRAVSRVERAHHILRRAGFDVSRKELDLAHQAVWESCRIKWEKARDVSFHGQLRMFLDLARPGLAESLKPGTLRGIEKAYSQAVLLYPPRMIKGADQVLQGLCKDGYKLGLICNTGRTPGFVLRQLLTRYRLLKYFDVALFSDETMVRKPDAKIFRLALKALNCHPSRALHVGDDLKNDVQGALNIGMQVVWIEQPGQRAPAKVKRIKSVAGIPRLRAIALWRAQARHLKQEPGR
- a CDS encoding copper-translocating P-type ATPase, with protein sequence MNKIEIPISGMHCASCVNNVEQYLKRLKGVQSAAVNLATEKALVEYDPGLITVPEIVQAVNDSGYQVPLQKLELPVAGMHCASCVLNVEKALLASPGVVSATVNLATERAGISFLSGATDPERIKGAIVNAGYEVPEPQSAAEGSMPVQVRSLEGQRDKYYSSLRKRFLFALTFSVPLFLGGMHMVLPFLPGWLHNPWLMLALAAPVQFFSGWLFYKGLWASIKRRNADMDTLVAVGTSAAFGYSLLATVLPGFFAQAGLQQAYYYDSSAVIITLILLGRMLEAGARGRTSQAIKRLIGLQAKTARVIKDGREIELPIEQVKTGDVISVRPGERVAADGVILEGFSSLDESMITGESIPVDKAAGDQVTGGTINKTGAFRFQAQKVGRETVLAQIIKLVEEAQGSKAPIQRLADKIASVFVPIVMAAAALTFILWLVFGPSFKLALINAVAVLVIACPCALGLATPTAIMVGTGRGAELGILIRRGEILEKAGSLDTIVFDKTGTLTTGRITVTNVAVSPDLDEEQLLALAASAESSSEHPIGQAVADYARMKKIDMLKTSGFKALPGAGLSCQVNGRAVVIGNRLLMDQTGVDFPTLEKLAARLQQEGKTVIYMAVDGAPAGIIAVADTLRENAPQAVSSLRALGLKAAMITGDHQEVASAIAGQLGVDKTISEVLPRDKAEEIRKLQAGSSVVAMVGDGINDAPALAQADIGIAMGRGTDVAIESADVILMGDDLNLILKTIRLSRSTLKVIKQNLFWAFFYNVVGIPVAAGLLYPFFGILLNPMFAALAMAFSSVSVVSNSLRLKRWK
- a CDS encoding DUF4388 domain-containing protein, with the protein product MEGNVKEFGLADVIQFISTSQKTGVLLLDHHTDTASIAFSNGDITAAVYGRKGKQDQLQDYLFRSKKLDTGTIQKLTQIQKDTNLGIDEVMIKEQIMTEEELFGVIAFKIQEVIDDIFTWSDAHYKFDAQADLYTKSRTKLTIPPATLLMEAMRRKDEWPRIKMAIPSEDIVLLIKPDGMLPYDALPEAKQMMEFIDGQRTISEMIQLSGFGRFRTFNALFHLFELGMIERKVIESTAPPRTLAKPKTPSPLLKYVGPAATMVATIGIVLIFLTAAVFGGHKISLLLDSGTNLVDELLLKSARDKYQQEIEIYKMLNGRYPEELGQVVNDRRYLYQLQYGVSGDGQRFELREVSLNEN
- a CDS encoding CPBP family intramembrane metalloprotease is translated as MSKITVKKAVYLSLGIITLGWIQKIYNYLSTKPSLPEQLGIKVKLSENLPQASLYIVTVGIFTFLLVWYLLKLANEGFGSLGFNRNQLGKQIAIGALFGIGIFALDTILVSPVLGALLPNAAAEGENIKYLFGKLYNFPILLFLGIFKGGFLEELWRIFVLTRFEKAFRKPGLIFALIFFSLMFGLGHAYQGISGIISTAIIGFLDGLVYLRKRNAMEAVTAHAVFDVVALVLGFIIYYGK
- a CDS encoding tetratricopeptide repeat protein, yielding MKKRILLFLAVLILSAVPCFSQNREDDPGEAAPIQTAVPAKVLADSQSFYRLLDWPLLWQKSRTGLSGDSVDQSLDLADSALTKAASLDISLPLQAGYLKNLSRQALRERNRNLDYRYYQLALKADPTYPGLIYNYFLIQQERTGFSQALKDSWNYFNSARKYFQFELGFSAKALIMVSIFLLTASLIFLLLLAVKHLPYLHHIFSDLMPDVMPPYSRRLITAALLVSLCLILGFVSLVLPAALMAIAGSVYASRKEKILLLLVLVLLTASGLGLTAGRHLFVTMNDDYIQALARANHSEADARLKAQLSKCQQQRPDNLTPLFCLALMEKRSGDFGQARQYLETMLANGGQNSKVLNNLGNMLFYQGKIDSAADFYRRAIQVNPAATLPHYNLAQAYFKQVDFKAADQEREYAMLLDRAGISSRAGFQDAGLVLDELIPASYFWGQVWLGLDPLSGFSPAESAGLMGLNLWLPGWLGLALLGLGLIVVIVFFNGPAPDRCSVCGKAVCSQCQKTSAQQDLLCSDCHQVISAATSPELQETMTSKLKLQRTKRRVWTGAISNLLVPGSVLLLESMTVLALLLAFLWGGIYAILCGFKLLLFPRDLQYYIFQTGPGWLIITLLILSWLFTWVIFLKHSNLLAHPAQPVKDGTHGR
- a CDS encoding thymidine kinase, with translation MINGQLEVICGCMFSGKTEELIRRLKRASYARQKVQIFKHSFDTRYDELSITTHYGLKLPTVPCREPGDIIRGIERGVQVVGIDEVQFYGDLIVPAIEEVLNQDIKVIVSGLDMDFRGEAFGAMPRLLTMAEQVDKLTAICSVCGEPATRTQRLLDGHPAPYDSEVVSVGSTEKYEARCRKCHAVPGKPDQGPFHLSPQLEM
- a CDS encoding nucleoside kinase, with translation MTHKSIEIQLDGQRVPTKAGEQVQAIFKKYLDKSPAKILAAKMNQQLVSLDATVHSNCRLEPVFYSGREGIALYRRAACLILYEAIKELYPAARVVVGQSLANGYYFDFSGDQALDEDTLGKIEARMRLIVSENRPFVKETVSIEEAKEYFEAEGYSDKAKLLTTIRLTEVRLVGCGVFKDIYHGPVVPGAGLIDRFELTVYPPGFVLRFPQQRNPERIPEISPQAKLFQIYKETKDWNRILGVNNVGELNELCLAGQMSELIRIAEGFHEKKIVEVADRITAQRQRVKLVLIAGPSSSGKTTSSKRLMIQLKVNGLHPIALSTDNYFLGREQTPLGEDGKPDFESLSAVDLELFNQQMTALLAGEEVATPVYDFHTGQRAEKTIKLKLKNDDILLVEGIHGLNSKLTRSVPAENKLKVYISALTQLCLDNHNRINTSDVRLIRRIVRDRLFRGYRAAHTLKVWPAVQRGEERNIFPFQEEADIIFNSTLIYEPAVLRMYAERFLMEVPTDDPAFYEAYRLQRFLQMFVPVFADEVPHTSILREFIGGSTFEY